A stretch of the Elephas maximus indicus isolate mEleMax1 chromosome 3, mEleMax1 primary haplotype, whole genome shotgun sequence genome encodes the following:
- the CCT3 gene encoding T-complex protein 1 subunit gamma, which produces MMGHRPVLVLSQNTKRESGRKVQSGNINAAKTIADIIRTCLGPKSMMKMLLDPMGGIVMTNDGNAILREIQVQHPAAKSMIEISRTQDEEVGDGTTSVIILAGEMLSVAEHFLEQQMHPTVVISAYRKALDDMISTLKKISTPVDINNRDMMLNIINSSITTKAISRWSSLACNIALDAVKTVQFEENGRKEIDIKKYARVEKIPGGIIEDSCVLRGVMINKDVTHPRMRRYIKNPRIVLLDSSLEYKKGESQTDIEITREEDFTRILQMEEEYIQQLCEDIIQLKPDVVITEKGISDLAQHYLMRANITAIRRVRKTDNNRIARACGARIVSRPEELREDDVGTGAGLLEIKKIGDEYFTFITECKDPKACTILLRGASKEILSEVERNLQDAMQVCRNVLLDPQLVPGGGASEMAVAHALTEKSKAMTGVEQWPYRAVAQALEVIPRTLIQNCGASTIRLLTSLRAKHTQENCETWGVNGETGTLVDMKELGIWEPLAVKLQTYKTAVETAVLLLRIDDIVSGHKKKGDDQSRQGGAPDAGQE; this is translated from the exons actaTTGCAGATATCATCCGAACATGTTTGGGACCTAAGTCCATGATGAAG ATGCTTTTGGACCCAATGGGAGGCATTGTGATGACCAATGATGGCAATGCCATTCTTCGAGAG ATTCAAGTCCAGCATCCAGCAGCCAAGTCTATGATTGAAATTAGCCGGACCCAGGATGAAGAGGTTGGAGATGGTACCACATCAGTGATTATTCTTG CAGGGGAAATGCTGTCTGTGGCCGAACACTTCCTAGAGCAGCAGATGCACCCCACAGTGGTGATCAGTGCTTACCGCAAGGCATTGGATGATATGATCAGCACCCTTAAGAAAATCAG TACCCCCGTCGACATCAATAACCgtgatatgatgctgaacatcatcaACAGCTCCATTACTACCAAAGCAATCAGCCGGTGGTCCTCTTTGGCTTGTAACATTGCCCTCGATGCTGTCAAAACTGTTCAGTTTGAGGAGAATGGTCGGAAAGAGATTGACATTAAGAAATACGCCAGGGTGGAAAAG ATTCCTGGGGGCATCATTGAAGATTCATGTGTGTTACGCGGAGTCATGATCAACAAGGATGTGACCCATCCACGAATGCGGCGCTATATCAAGAACCCTCGGATTGTGCTGCTGGATTCTTCTCTGGAATACAAGAAAGGAGAAAGCCAG ACTGACATTGAGATCACACGAGAGGAAGACTTCACTCGAATCCTCCAGATGGAAGAAGAGTacatccagcagctctgtgaggaTATTATTCAACTAAAGCCCGATGTGGTCATCACAGAAAAGGGCATCTCGG ATTTAGCTCAGCACTACCTCATGCGGGCCAATATCACAGCCATTCGCAGAGTCCGGAAGACAGACAATAATCGCATTGCTCG AGCCTGTGGGGCCAGGATAGTCAGCAGACCAGAGGAGCTAAGGGAAGATGATGTTGGGACAGGAGCAGGCTTGTTGGAAATCAAGAAGATTGGAGATGAGTACTTTACGTTTATCACCGAATGCAAAGACCCCAAGGCCTGCACCATTCTCCTCCGGGGGGCCAGCAAAGAGATTCTTTCG GAAGTAGAACGCAACCTCCAGGATGCTATGCAAGTGTGTCGCAACGTCCTCTTGGACCCTCAGCTGGTGCCAGGGGGTGGGGCCTCTGAGATGGCTGTGGCCCATGCATTGACAGAAAAATCCAAGGCCATGACTGGTGTGGAGCAGTGGCCATACAGGGCTGTTGCCCAGGCTTTAGAGGTCATCCCTCGTACCCTTATCCAGAACTGTGGGGCCAGCACAATCCGCCTACTTACCTCTCTTCGG GCCAAGCACACCCAGGAGAACTGTGAGACTTGGGGTGTGAATGGTGAGACGGGTACTTTAGTGGACATGAAAGAACTGGGCATCTGGGAGCCGTTGGCTGTAAAACTCCAAACATATAAGACGGCAGTGGAG ACGGCAGTCCTGCTGCTGCGGATCGATGACATCGTCTCAGGCCACAAAAAGAAGGGTGATGACCAGAGCCGGCAAGGAGGAGCTCCTGATGCTGGCCAGGAGTGA